One genomic region from Anomalospiza imberbis isolate Cuckoo-Finch-1a 21T00152 chromosome 28, ASM3175350v1, whole genome shotgun sequence encodes:
- the BMP10 gene encoding bone morphogenetic protein 10: MDSVLLQLWAVLSLLVHLAACSPILSLEHSSLEEDVPLFDEILSEQDGVDFNTLLQNMKNEFLKTLNLSDIPLHESAKVDPPEYMLELYNRFATDRTSMPSANIIRSFKNEDLDSHPIGVTGTRKYPLLFNVSIPHHEEITMAELRLYTLVERDQRLYEGLDRKVTIFEVLENIHLGAGEERKLVALASRHIYGTSSEWESFEVTEAIRRWRRAGLTTHRLEVHIESREGEEQNGEGKLDIDINSEAKHLPLLVVYSDDQSNDKKEEKEELNEMIDHEQFLGLENLEVGNFHDQPGEEALLQMRSNIIYDSTARIRRNAKGNYCKKTPLYIDFKEIGWDSWIIAPAGYEAYECHGVCAYPLTEHVTPTKHAIVKTLVHLKNPQKASKACCVPTKLDPISILYLDAGVVTYKFKYEGMVVSECGCR, translated from the exons ATGGATTCTGtcctcctccagctctgggctgtccTCTCCCTCCTGGTTCACCTTGCAGCCTGCAGTCCCATCCTGAGCTTGGAGCACTCTTCCCTGGAGGAAGACGTGCCTCTTTTTGATGAGATCCTCTCTGAGCAAGATGGGGTTGATTTCAACACACTGCTCCAGAACATGAAAAATGAGTTTTTGAAGACGTTGAACCTCTCCGACATCCCCCTGCACGAGTCGGCCAAGGTGGACCCGCCAGAGTACATGCTAGAGCTGTACAACAGGTTTGCCACAGACAGGACATCGATGCCTTCTGCAAACATCATCAGGAGCTTCAAAAATGAAG ACTTGGATTCCCACCCTATAGGCGTGACGGGAACTCGGAAGTACCCGCTGCTGTTCAACGTTTCCATCCCTCACCACGAGGAGATCACCATGGCTGAGCTGAGGCTCTACACCCTGGTGGAGCGGGACCAGAGGCTCTACGAAGGGCTTGACAGGAAGGTCACCATCTTCGAAGTGCTGGAGAACATCCACCTGGGGGCTGGGGAAGAGAGGAAGCTGGTAGCCCTGGCCTCCAGGCACATCTACGGCACGAGCAGCGAGTGGGAGAGCTTCGAGGTGACCGAGGCCATCCGGCGCTGGCGCAGGGCAGGCCTGACCACGCACCGGCTGGAAGTTCACATCgagagcagggaaggggaggagcaGAACGGGGAAGGGAAACTCGATATCGACATCAACTCCGAGGCCAAGCACCTGCCCCTGTTGGTTGTGTACTCTGACGACCAAAGCAACGacaaaaaggaggagaaggaagagctgAACGAGATGATAGACCACGAGCAGTTCCTGGGCCTGGAGAACCTGGAGGTTGGCAATTTCCACGACCAGCCCGGGGAGGAGGCGCTGCTCCAGATGCGCTCCAACATCATTTACGACTCCACCGCCCGCATCCGGAGGAACGCCAAAGGCAACTACTGCAAAAAGACTCCGCTCTACATCGACTTCAAGGAGATTGGCTGGGACTCCTGGATCATCGCCCCGGCGGGCTACGAAGCTTACGAGTGCCACGGGGTGTGCGCCTACCCCTTGACAGAGCACGTCACGCCCACCAAGCACGCCATAGTCAAGACTTTGGTTCACCTGAAGAACCCCCAGAAAGCCTCCAAGGCCTGCTGCGTACCCACCAAACTCGACCCCATCTCTATTCTCTACTTGGATGCAGGGGTGGTCACCTACAAGTTCAAGTACGAGGGCATGGTGGTGTCAGAGTGTGGCTGCAGATAG
- the GKN2 gene encoding gastrokine-2 isoform X2: MAAVLICLGVFWAQTSALDTFTLRDPISNYVTGTMTIHNEEHIVDVHVRSGVYSSDTIFDYTHGYIATRLFSRNACFIMKIQKDIIPDLQEIGRLAFERETMRDVYSPNNVWAQFQPGSSRLGHFKDWILYGKHIENLCTGLPLYELVATEPPANADGCASAGIPSILGLKICEELIATEY, from the exons ATG GCTGCAGTCCTCATTTGCCTGGGAGTCTTTTGGGCTCAGACTTCTGCATTGGAC ACCTTTACCCTGCGAGATCCTATCAGCAACTATGTCACTGGGACCATGACCATCCACAACGAGGAGCACATCGTCGACGTCCACGTCCGCTCTGGCGTGTACTCCTCTGACACCATTTTTGACTATACACAT GGCTATATTGCCACCAGGCTGTTTTCACGAAATGCCTGCTTTATCATGAAAATACAGAAGGATATAATCCCAGACCTGCAAGAGATTGGACGTCTGGCTTTTGAGAGAGAG ACCATGAGGGATGTATACTCTCCGAATAATGTGTGGGCCCAGTTCCAACCTGGCAGTTCCAGGCTGGGGCATTTTAAAGACTGGATTCTCTATGGGAAACACATTGAAAATCTCTGCACGGGGCTGCCTCTCTACGAGCTGGTGGCCACTGAAC CACCAGCAAATGCTGACGGCTGTGCCAGTGCCGGCATTCCAAGTATTTTGGGCCTTAAAATCTGTGAAGAACTCATTGCAACTGAATATTGA
- the GKN2 gene encoding gastrokine-2 isoform X1 encodes MKRFAAVLICLGVFWAQTSALDTFTLRDPISNYVTGTMTIHNEEHIVDVHVRSGVYSSDTIFDYTHGYIATRLFSRNACFIMKIQKDIIPDLQEIGRLAFERETMRDVYSPNNVWAQFQPGSSRLGHFKDWILYGKHIENLCTGLPLYELVATEPPANADGCASAGIPSILGLKICEELIATEY; translated from the exons ATGAAGAGATTT GCTGCAGTCCTCATTTGCCTGGGAGTCTTTTGGGCTCAGACTTCTGCATTGGAC ACCTTTACCCTGCGAGATCCTATCAGCAACTATGTCACTGGGACCATGACCATCCACAACGAGGAGCACATCGTCGACGTCCACGTCCGCTCTGGCGTGTACTCCTCTGACACCATTTTTGACTATACACAT GGCTATATTGCCACCAGGCTGTTTTCACGAAATGCCTGCTTTATCATGAAAATACAGAAGGATATAATCCCAGACCTGCAAGAGATTGGACGTCTGGCTTTTGAGAGAGAG ACCATGAGGGATGTATACTCTCCGAATAATGTGTGGGCCCAGTTCCAACCTGGCAGTTCCAGGCTGGGGCATTTTAAAGACTGGATTCTCTATGGGAAACACATTGAAAATCTCTGCACGGGGCTGCCTCTCTACGAGCTGGTGGCCACTGAAC CACCAGCAAATGCTGACGGCTGTGCCAGTGCCGGCATTCCAAGTATTTTGGGCCTTAAAATCTGTGAAGAACTCATTGCAACTGAATATTGA
- the LOC137463285 gene encoding gastrokine-1-like, producing MKFPIVIASLLGVFLAPALANYNMENNFNGQPSENSIHSEIRVSTNPKDGSEAWKTIWDFKAGYVATKVFSKNTCIIATTSKRFWLGKPSPTPPPGDKVLGPYQLPRRENRFIISRNRLQSLSPYGKRIQALCRGIPSYLAYPAPGSNFLRGSNFSSG from the exons ATGAAGTTCCCT ATTGTGATTGCTTCTCTCCTTGGAGTTTTCCTGGCTCCTGCTCTTGCCAACTAT AACATGGAGAACAACTTTAATGGGCAGCCCAGTGAAAACTCAATCCACTCTGAGATCAGGGTCAGCACCAACCCAAAGGATGGGTCTGAGGCCTGGAAAACCATCTGGGACTTCAAGGCG GGCTACGTTGCAACCAAGGTGTTTTCAAAGAACACCTGCATCATTGCTACAACGAGCAAGAGGTTTTGGCTTGGCAAACCCTCTCCTACACCACCTCCAGGAGACAAG GTACTTGGACCTTACCAGTTGCCACGCAGAGAGAATCGCTTCATTATCTCCAGGAACAGACTCCAAAGCTTGAGCCCGTATGGAAAACGCATCCAAGCCCTGTGCAGAGGAATTCCCTCCTACCTGGCTTACCCAGCTCCTG gATCAAACTTTTTAAGAGGATCAAACTTCTCATCAGGATGA